One Candidatus Devosia phytovorans genomic window carries:
- a CDS encoding CoA-acylating methylmalonate-semialdehyde dehydrogenase: MNTIENAVAGKRYVSASTRRVPVFNPATGEQSAELPLSTLSELNDAVAAAKKAQVAWGNTPPMKRARVMFKFKALLDQYADDLAREISKEHGKVHDDALGEVARGIDCVDFACGIPQLLKGEFSRNVGPSIDSYSDRQPLGVVAGITPFNFPAMVPMWMYPAAIACGNAFILKPSERDPSAPMLAWNLFMEAGLPEGILNVIHGDKEMVDGILDHPDIKAVSFVGSTPIAEYVYQRGTKAGKRVQALGGAKNHMVILPDADLDQAADALMGAGYGSAGERCMAISVAVPVGKETADALVAKLKPRVESLKIGPATDKDAEMGPVVTKMHRDKILGYIDSGVEQGAELVVDGRGFSLQGYEGGYYVGGTLFDNVTPEMTIYKEEIFGPVLSVVRANDYAEAVKLINEHEYGNGTAIFTRDGDAAREFADKIEVGMVGVNVPIPVPVAYHSFGGWKRSLFGDHSIYGPEGVHFYTRLKTVTTRWPAGIKGGAEFSFPSVK, translated from the coding sequence ATGAACACGATCGAAAATGCCGTTGCCGGCAAGCGCTATGTCTCCGCTTCAACGCGCCGCGTGCCCGTGTTTAATCCGGCCACTGGTGAGCAATCGGCCGAACTACCGCTGTCGACGCTGAGCGAGCTGAACGATGCCGTGGCTGCGGCCAAGAAGGCGCAGGTTGCCTGGGGCAATACCCCGCCAATGAAGCGCGCCCGCGTCATGTTCAAGTTCAAGGCGCTGCTCGATCAATATGCCGATGATCTCGCCCGCGAGATATCGAAAGAGCATGGCAAGGTGCATGATGATGCCCTGGGCGAAGTCGCCCGCGGCATCGACTGCGTGGATTTCGCCTGCGGTATTCCGCAGCTGCTCAAGGGCGAGTTCAGCCGCAATGTCGGCCCCTCGATCGACAGCTATTCGGATCGCCAGCCGCTCGGCGTCGTGGCCGGCATCACGCCCTTCAACTTCCCGGCCATGGTGCCGATGTGGATGTATCCGGCGGCCATTGCCTGCGGCAATGCCTTCATCCTCAAGCCCTCCGAGCGCGACCCGTCTGCGCCCATGCTGGCCTGGAATCTCTTCATGGAGGCGGGCCTGCCGGAAGGCATTCTCAATGTCATTCACGGCGACAAGGAAATGGTCGACGGTATTCTCGACCATCCTGACATCAAGGCGGTGAGCTTTGTCGGCTCGACGCCCATTGCCGAATATGTCTACCAGCGCGGCACCAAGGCGGGAAAACGCGTGCAGGCCCTGGGCGGCGCCAAGAACCATATGGTGATCCTGCCCGATGCCGATCTGGACCAGGCTGCCGATGCGCTGATGGGTGCCGGCTATGGCTCGGCCGGCGAACGTTGCATGGCCATTTCGGTGGCCGTGCCGGTGGGCAAGGAAACTGCCGATGCGCTTGTTGCCAAGCTCAAGCCGCGCGTCGAAAGCCTCAAGATCGGCCCGGCAACCGACAAGGACGCCGAAATGGGTCCGGTCGTCACCAAGATGCACCGCGACAAGATCCTTGGCTATATCGACTCCGGCGTCGAGCAGGGCGCCGAGCTGGTCGTCGATGGCCGCGGCTTCTCGCTGCAGGGCTATGAGGGCGGCTACTATGTCGGCGGCACGCTGTTCGACAATGTCACGCCCGAAATGACCATCTACAAGGAAGAAATTTTCGGCCCCGTGCTCTCGGTCGTGCGCGCCAATGACTATGCTGAGGCCGTCAAGCTCATCAACGAGCATGAATATGGCAATGGCACCGCGATCTTCACCCGCGACGGCGATGCTGCCCGCGAGTTTGCCGACAAGATCGAGGTGGGCATGGTGGGCGTCAATGTGCCGATCCCGGTACCGGTCGCCTATCACTCCTTTGGCGGCTGGAAGCGAAGCCTGTTCGGCGATCACTCCATCTACGGCCCCGAAGGCGTGCACTTCTATACCCGCCTCAAGACCGTCACCACCCGCTGGCCCGCCGGCATCAAGGGTGGTGCCGAATTCTCGTTCCCGAGCGTCAAATAG
- a CDS encoding Zn-dependent hydrolase has protein sequence MSAPGENLRINGDRLWDSLMDMAKIGPGIAGGNNRQTLTDEDGEGRRLFQRWCDEAGLSMGVDQMGTMFMTHPGTDPDALPVYVGSHLDTQPTGGKYDGVLGVLAGLEVVRSLNDLGIKTKHPIVVTNWANEEGARFAPAMLASGVFAGIHTQDYAYGRKDQEGKSYGEELARIGWRGEEEVGARKMHAYFEYHIEQGPILEAENKQIGVVTHGQGLWWLEFTLTGKEAHTGSTPMLMRVNAGLATARIIEAVQEIAMAHQPGAVGGVGQMKFSPNSRNVLPGTVVFTVDIRSPELGKLTSMRSQIEERAQAICAELGVGYAMEAVGHFDPVAFDPVLVGRVRSAAEKLGYSHMDIISGAGHDACWTNRLAPTTMIMCPCVDGLSHNEAEEISKDWAAAGADVLFHAVVETAEIVE, from the coding sequence ATGTCTGCCCCAGGCGAAAACCTTCGTATCAATGGTGACCGGCTCTGGGACAGCCTGATGGACATGGCCAAGATTGGCCCCGGCATTGCCGGGGGCAACAATCGCCAGACGCTGACCGACGAGGATGGCGAAGGCCGCCGCCTGTTCCAGCGCTGGTGCGACGAAGCCGGCCTTAGCATGGGCGTCGACCAGATGGGCACGATGTTCATGACCCATCCCGGCACCGACCCGGATGCGCTGCCGGTCTATGTCGGCAGCCATCTCGATACCCAGCCGACTGGCGGCAAGTATGATGGCGTGCTGGGCGTTCTCGCCGGGCTCGAGGTCGTGCGTTCGCTCAATGATCTCGGCATCAAGACCAAACACCCGATTGTCGTCACCAACTGGGCCAATGAAGAGGGCGCGCGCTTTGCCCCGGCCATGCTGGCCTCGGGTGTCTTTGCCGGCATTCACACCCAAGACTATGCGTATGGTCGCAAGGACCAGGAGGGCAAGAGTTATGGCGAGGAGCTGGCCCGCATCGGCTGGCGCGGCGAGGAAGAGGTCGGCGCGCGCAAGATGCATGCCTATTTCGAATATCACATCGAACAGGGCCCGATCCTTGAAGCCGAGAACAAGCAGATCGGCGTGGTGACGCATGGCCAGGGCCTGTGGTGGCTCGAATTCACACTGACCGGCAAGGAAGCCCACACCGGATCGACGCCGATGCTGATGCGCGTCAATGCCGGTCTTGCCACCGCCCGCATTATCGAGGCGGTGCAGGAGATCGCCATGGCGCACCAGCCGGGCGCCGTTGGCGGCGTCGGACAGATGAAGTTCTCGCCCAACTCCCGCAATGTGCTGCCGGGCACGGTGGTCTTTACCGTCGATATCCGCTCGCCTGAACTGGGCAAGCTGACGTCCATGCGCAGCCAGATCGAAGAACGCGCGCAGGCCATCTGCGCCGAGCTTGGCGTCGGCTATGCGATGGAAGCGGTCGGGCACTTCGATCCCGTGGCCTTCGATCCTGTGCTCGTCGGTCGCGTGCGCTCAGCAGCTGAAAAGCTCGGCTACAGTCACATGGACATCATCTCGGGCGCCGGCCATGACGCCTGCTGGACCAATCGCCTCGCCCCAACCACGATGATCATGTGTCCCTGCGTCGATGGCCTCAGCCACAACGAAGCCGAAGAGATTTCGAAGGACTGGGCAGCGGCCGGCGCCGATGTATTGTTCCACGCTGTGGTTGAGACCGCGGAGATTGTCGAGTGA